The following proteins are co-located in the Agromyces laixinhei genome:
- a CDS encoding L-threonylcarbamoyladenylate synthase — protein MTAIYDCSVDSELLTGMRLARGAIGRGELVVIPTDTVYGVAADAFDAKAVTRLLEAKGRDRTSPPPVLIPGTPTLDALASEVPPAVRELVDRFWPGGLTVILHAQPSLQWDLGETGGSVALRMPANPIALELLAETGPLAVSSANRSGEPSATTAADAARMLGDSVRVYLDGGPAGGSYEAVGEREGDTSSTIVDATALAHDGGRLRIVRAGVISRERIAAVVGEELLEPEVVEPAAEREPAASDDEAGTPAS, from the coding sequence ATGACTGCCATCTACGACTGTTCGGTCGACTCTGAGCTCCTCACCGGCATGCGCCTCGCACGAGGCGCCATCGGGCGCGGAGAACTCGTCGTCATCCCCACCGATACGGTCTACGGGGTCGCCGCCGACGCGTTCGATGCGAAGGCCGTCACCCGGCTGCTCGAAGCAAAGGGGCGCGACCGCACCTCGCCGCCGCCCGTGCTCATCCCCGGCACGCCGACCCTCGACGCGCTCGCGAGCGAGGTGCCGCCCGCCGTGCGCGAGCTCGTCGACCGGTTCTGGCCGGGCGGGCTGACGGTGATCCTGCACGCACAGCCCTCGTTGCAGTGGGATCTCGGCGAGACGGGCGGCAGCGTCGCCCTCCGAATGCCGGCGAACCCGATCGCGCTCGAACTGCTCGCGGAGACGGGCCCGCTGGCCGTGTCGTCGGCGAACCGCTCGGGCGAGCCCTCGGCGACCACGGCGGCGGATGCGGCCCGGATGCTCGGCGACTCGGTGCGCGTCTACCTCGACGGCGGCCCCGCCGGCGGTTCGTACGAGGCCGTCGGCGAACGCGAGGGGGACACGTCGTCGACGATCGTCGATGCCACGGCGCTCGCCCATGACGGCGGGCGACTCCGCATCGTGCGCGCCGGCGTGATCTCGCGCGAGCGCATCGCCGCGGTCGTGGGGGAGGAACTGCTGGAGCCCGAGGTCGTCGAGCCTGCGGCCGAGCGCGAGCCTGCGGCATCCGACGACGAAGCGGGCACCCCCGCCTCATGA
- a CDS encoding ABC transporter permease, which yields MTTLTTAGPTTTTSGGAAPAPARAKLGPFTAESTFIVRSFRHSVRDIDAMLMAVLLPTMLMLMFTFIFGNAIDPSGGYVDYVVPGIILLCAGFGASSTAISVSRDMTTGIIDRFRTMPLRSGAVTTGHVVASLARNLVATAVVIAVAFLVGFRPTANPLEWLAVFALVALYILAITYLFAAIGLAASSPEAASGYGFILLFLPYLSSAFVPVATMPEWLQWIAENQPITPVIETIRGLLMGTPIDDSAWWALGWCVGIIVVSVVWGGWLFRRKSGRR from the coding sequence ATGACGACCCTGACGACCGCCGGCCCGACCACGACGACCTCTGGCGGCGCCGCGCCGGCGCCCGCCCGAGCGAAACTCGGCCCGTTCACGGCCGAGTCCACCTTCATCGTCCGCAGCTTCCGCCACTCGGTGCGCGACATCGACGCGATGCTCATGGCGGTGCTGCTGCCGACGATGCTGATGCTGATGTTCACCTTCATCTTCGGCAACGCGATCGACCCCTCGGGCGGCTATGTCGACTACGTGGTGCCCGGCATCATCCTGCTCTGCGCGGGATTCGGCGCATCGTCGACGGCCATCTCGGTCTCGCGCGACATGACGACGGGCATCATCGACCGGTTCCGCACCATGCCGTTGCGCAGCGGCGCTGTGACCACCGGGCACGTCGTCGCGAGCCTCGCCCGCAACCTCGTGGCGACGGCCGTGGTGATCGCGGTGGCATTCCTCGTCGGCTTCCGGCCGACCGCGAACCCGCTCGAGTGGCTCGCCGTGTTCGCGCTCGTGGCGCTCTACATCCTCGCGATCACCTACCTCTTCGCGGCGATCGGCCTCGCGGCGTCGAGCCCTGAGGCGGCGAGCGGCTACGGATTCATCCTGCTCTTCCTGCCCTACCTCTCCAGCGCGTTCGTGCCGGTCGCGACGATGCCGGAGTGGCTGCAGTGGATCGCCGAGAACCAGCCGATCACCCCCGTCATCGAGACGATCCGCGGGCTCCTCATGGGCACGCCCATCGACGACTCCGCGTGGTGGGCCCTCGGCTGGTGCGTCGGCATCATCGTCGTCTCGGTCGTCTGGGGCGGCTGGCTCTTCCGCCGCAAGTCCGGGCGCCGCTGA
- a CDS encoding ATP-binding cassette domain-containing protein, with amino-acid sequence MSVAIETRGLRKRFGSTEVLAGLDVSVPEGSVFALLGPNGAGKTTAINILTTLVKPDAGNARVAGFDVAAAPQQVKQRIALTGQSAAVDEVLTGTENLVMMGRLSGLGRQQARRRAAELLERFELTDAARRRLGTYSGGMRRRLDLALSLVVDVPILFLDEPTTGLDARSRQELWNVIRSLTEAGTTVFLTTQYLEEADRLADRIAVLDRGRIAAEGTADELKARIGGDVVELRGADGELLLELPTDGSVHGLRAAIDLIDHSPASAAEGAQVSIRRPSLDDVFLAITAGSAASAPELIESK; translated from the coding sequence ATGTCAGTCGCGATCGAGACGCGCGGGCTCCGCAAGCGATTCGGGTCGACCGAAGTGCTTGCGGGCCTCGACGTCAGTGTGCCCGAAGGGTCGGTGTTCGCGCTGCTCGGCCCGAACGGCGCAGGCAAGACGACCGCCATCAACATCCTGACGACGCTCGTGAAGCCCGACGCGGGCAACGCCAGGGTCGCCGGCTTCGATGTCGCCGCCGCACCCCAGCAGGTGAAGCAGCGCATCGCGCTCACGGGCCAGTCCGCAGCGGTCGATGAGGTACTCACCGGCACCGAGAACCTCGTCATGATGGGCCGGCTCTCCGGGCTCGGCCGACAGCAGGCACGGCGCCGCGCCGCCGAGCTGCTCGAGCGGTTCGAGCTGACGGATGCCGCGCGCCGGCGTCTCGGCACCTATTCCGGAGGCATGCGCCGACGCCTCGACCTCGCGCTCAGCCTCGTCGTGGACGTGCCGATCCTGTTCCTCGATGAGCCGACCACGGGGCTCGACGCGCGCAGCCGCCAAGAGCTCTGGAACGTCATCCGATCGCTCACCGAGGCCGGCACCACGGTCTTCCTCACGACGCAGTACCTCGAGGAGGCCGACCGGCTGGCCGACCGCATCGCCGTGCTCGACCGAGGGCGCATCGCCGCGGAGGGCACCGCCGACGAGCTGAAGGCGCGCATCGGCGGTGACGTCGTCGAACTCCGCGGCGCCGACGGCGAACTGCTGCTCGAACTGCCGACCGACGGCAGCGTGCACGGGCTGCGCGCGGCCATCGACCTGATCGACCACTCGCCGGCCTCTGCGGCCGAGGGTGCGCAGGTCTCCATCCGACGCCCGAGCCTCGACGACGTGTTCCTCGCGATCACCGCCGGCTCTGCGGCATCCGCCCCCGAACTCATCGAATCGAAGTGA
- a CDS encoding TetR/AcrR family transcriptional regulator, which produces MSPERVNPERGDPELPRGVALAWGVAANPQRGPKRELSIERIVDAAVEIADAEGLAAVSMSRVAAALGFTTMSLYRYVTSKDDLILLMQEGAMVPPVPDETIERGWRDGVRAWVLAIRGAYLAHPWLVDIPISGAPITPNSLLLVDWFLREVRDLPLSDGEKMSTLLLLTSYARATGAQERDLGVAAATADPADVTGANFFEALAELVTPERFPYLSPLLAGGGYVAVPGEAPDETDDDFDFGLARILDGIEHHVGRVESGDAVVTDAPLPPLLDLPRDRKVRDAAKSRREAEKALREAQKREREAIKHALEREKHAREKAERAKKE; this is translated from the coding sequence GTGAGCCCTGAGCGTGTGAACCCCGAACGAGGCGACCCAGAACTCCCGCGCGGCGTCGCACTCGCCTGGGGCGTCGCGGCGAACCCGCAACGCGGGCCCAAACGCGAACTCTCCATCGAACGCATCGTCGACGCGGCCGTGGAGATCGCCGACGCCGAGGGGCTCGCGGCCGTCTCGATGAGCCGCGTCGCCGCGGCGCTCGGCTTCACGACGATGTCGCTCTACCGCTACGTCACGAGCAAAGACGACCTGATCCTGCTCATGCAGGAGGGCGCGATGGTGCCGCCGGTGCCCGACGAGACGATCGAACGCGGCTGGCGCGACGGCGTCAGGGCGTGGGTGCTCGCGATTCGCGGCGCCTATCTGGCGCACCCGTGGCTCGTCGACATCCCCATCTCGGGCGCCCCGATCACGCCCAACAGCCTGCTGCTGGTCGATTGGTTCCTTCGCGAGGTGCGTGACCTGCCGCTCAGTGACGGCGAGAAGATGTCGACGCTGCTCCTCCTCACGAGTTATGCACGCGCCACCGGAGCGCAGGAGCGCGACCTCGGCGTCGCCGCGGCGACCGCCGACCCGGCCGATGTGACGGGCGCGAACTTCTTCGAGGCGCTCGCCGAACTCGTCACCCCCGAGCGGTTCCCCTACCTCAGCCCGCTGCTCGCCGGCGGCGGCTACGTCGCCGTGCCCGGCGAGGCGCCTGACGAGACCGACGACGACTTCGACTTCGGCCTGGCGCGCATCCTCGACGGCATCGAGCACCACGTCGGGCGTGTCGAGTCCGGCGATGCCGTCGTGACCGACGCGCCCCTCCCGCCGCTGCTCGACCTGCCTCGCGACCGAAAGGTCCGCGATGCGGCGAAGTCCAGGCGCGAGGCCGAGAAGGCGCTCCGCGAGGCGCAGAAGCGCGAGCGAGAGGCGATCAAGCACGCCCTCGAACGCGAGAAGCACGCTCGGGAGAAGGCGGAGCGGGCCAAGAAGGAGTAG
- the prmC gene encoding peptide chain release factor N(5)-glutamine methyltransferase yields MDTTPPDDRARPLRALRDESVSTLAAAGVPDPEVDAELLIGHVLGLSRGALHARMVVGGEAGEADAAALAGLVARRAGREPLQHITGRAPFRSLELQVGPGVFVPRPETEQVAQLAIDALGAAAESAPIGVDLGTGTGAIALALATEVPHARVWAVEKSAEAFVWTRRNVAEVGAPNLELVFGDLADALPELDGRVAVVVSNPPYVPLRQLPRDPEVRRHDPETALYGGADGLDVVRVLSRRAFALLRPGGVLVIEHGEEQSAPIAEILAADGWRAIAHHRDLTTRDRATTAVR; encoded by the coding sequence GTGGATACGACACCCCCCGACGACCGAGCCCGGCCCCTGCGCGCGCTCCGAGACGAGTCGGTGTCGACTCTTGCCGCGGCCGGGGTCCCTGATCCCGAGGTCGATGCAGAGCTCCTGATCGGGCACGTGCTCGGCCTCTCGCGCGGTGCATTGCATGCACGCATGGTCGTCGGCGGTGAGGCGGGCGAAGCGGATGCCGCGGCCCTCGCAGGGCTCGTCGCGCGGCGAGCCGGCCGTGAGCCGCTGCAGCACATCACGGGTCGGGCGCCGTTCCGGAGCCTCGAGCTGCAGGTCGGGCCAGGGGTCTTCGTGCCGCGGCCCGAGACCGAGCAGGTCGCCCAGCTCGCGATCGACGCGCTCGGGGCCGCCGCCGAGTCGGCGCCGATCGGTGTCGACCTCGGAACGGGCACCGGCGCGATCGCGCTCGCGCTCGCGACGGAGGTGCCGCACGCGAGGGTGTGGGCGGTCGAGAAGTCGGCAGAGGCGTTCGTGTGGACGAGACGGAACGTCGCCGAAGTCGGTGCGCCGAATCTCGAACTCGTCTTCGGCGACCTCGCCGATGCCCTGCCCGAACTCGACGGACGGGTCGCGGTCGTGGTCTCGAACCCGCCATATGTGCCGCTTCGGCAACTGCCGCGCGACCCCGAGGTGCGACGTCACGACCCCGAGACGGCGCTCTACGGCGGTGCCGACGGGCTCGACGTCGTGCGGGTGCTCTCGCGGCGGGCGTTCGCGCTGCTGCGGCCGGGCGGCGTGCTCGTGATCGAGCACGGCGAGGAGCAGTCGGCGCCGATCGCCGAGATCCTCGCGGCCGACGGCTGGCGGGCGATCGCCCATCACCGCGATCTCACGACGCGCGACCGTGCGACCACGGCCGTGCGCTGA
- the epsC gene encoding serine O-acetyltransferase EpsC — MTFIRALREDIATARSHDPASRSGFEVFFTYSGMHAIWGHRLAHIVWAAGLRLPARVISQFVRFLTGVEIHPGATIGRRFFIDHGMGVVIGETAVLGDDVMLYHGVTLGGKAARGIGRGAKRHPTLEDGVTVGAGAKVLGNVTIGAWSAVGANAVVTRDAPPHSLVVGIPATVKPLSHATADAARGIHDWHI, encoded by the coding sequence GTGACCTTCATTCGGGCTCTCCGCGAGGACATCGCCACCGCGCGATCGCACGACCCCGCCTCGCGCAGCGGATTCGAGGTGTTCTTCACGTACTCCGGCATGCACGCCATCTGGGGCCACCGGCTCGCCCACATCGTCTGGGCGGCCGGGCTCCGGCTCCCCGCTCGCGTGATCTCGCAATTCGTGCGGTTCCTGACCGGGGTCGAGATCCATCCCGGCGCCACCATCGGCCGGCGCTTCTTCATCGACCACGGCATGGGTGTCGTCATCGGCGAGACCGCCGTGCTCGGCGACGACGTGATGCTGTATCACGGGGTCACACTGGGCGGAAAGGCGGCTCGGGGCATCGGGCGCGGGGCGAAGCGGCATCCGACCCTCGAAGACGGCGTGACCGTGGGCGCGGGCGCGAAGGTGCTCGGCAACGTCACGATCGGCGCATGGAGTGCGGTCGGCGCGAACGCCGTCGTGACGAGGGACGCCCCGCCCCACTCGCTCGTCGTCGGCATCCCCGCAACCGTCAAGCCGCTCTCGCACGCGACGGCCGACGCGGCGCGCGGCATCCACGACTGGCATATCTGA
- the prfA gene encoding peptide chain release factor 1, whose product MFESVQSLAAEHAQLQEELADPALHADAARAKKVNRRYAELSRIVAAHSAWLGAEDDLAAARELAKEDEAFAEEVPALEEGLAAAQERLRRLLIPRDPDDGRDVIMEIKGGEGGAESALFAADLLRMYIQYAQSKGWKVELLDQNESDLGGYKDVQVAIKSNATDPSQGVWAHLKYEGGVHRVQRVPVTETQGRIHTSTTGVLVFPEVDEPEEVDISQNDLKIDVYRSSGPGGQSVNTTDSAVRITHLPTGIVVSMQNEKSQLQNREAAMRVLRARILARQQEEIAAAASDARKSQIRSMDRSERIRTYNFPENRIADHRTGYKAYNLDHVMNGALDPIIESAVQADEEARLAHLGDQQ is encoded by the coding sequence GTGTTCGAGTCCGTCCAGAGCCTCGCCGCCGAGCACGCGCAGTTGCAGGAGGAGCTCGCCGACCCGGCGCTCCACGCCGACGCCGCCCGGGCGAAGAAGGTCAACCGGCGTTACGCCGAGCTGAGCCGCATCGTCGCCGCGCATTCGGCGTGGCTCGGGGCGGAGGACGACCTCGCTGCCGCTCGCGAGCTCGCGAAGGAGGACGAGGCGTTCGCCGAAGAGGTGCCCGCGCTCGAAGAGGGGCTCGCAGCGGCACAGGAGCGACTTCGGCGCCTCCTGATCCCGCGCGACCCCGACGACGGCCGCGACGTGATCATGGAGATCAAGGGCGGCGAAGGCGGAGCCGAGAGCGCTCTCTTCGCCGCTGATCTGCTGCGCATGTACATCCAGTACGCGCAGTCCAAAGGGTGGAAGGTCGAGCTGCTCGACCAGAACGAGTCCGACCTCGGCGGCTACAAAGACGTGCAGGTGGCGATCAAGTCGAACGCCACCGACCCGTCGCAGGGGGTCTGGGCGCACCTGAAGTACGAGGGCGGCGTGCACCGCGTGCAGCGCGTGCCGGTCACCGAGACGCAGGGGCGCATCCACACCTCGACGACGGGTGTGCTCGTCTTCCCCGAGGTCGACGAGCCCGAAGAGGTCGACATCAGCCAGAACGACCTGAAGATCGACGTCTATCGTTCCTCGGGTCCCGGCGGGCAGTCGGTCAACACGACCGACTCCGCAGTGCGCATCACCCACCTGCCGACCGGCATCGTCGTGTCGATGCAGAACGAGAAGTCGCAGCTGCAGAATCGCGAGGCCGCGATGCGCGTGCTTCGAGCCCGCATCCTCGCTCGTCAGCAGGAGGAGATCGCTGCTGCGGCGTCCGACGCCCGCAAGTCGCAGATCCGCTCGATGGATCGTTCGGAGCGTATCCGCACGTACAACTTCCCCGAGAATCGCATCGCCGACCACCGCACCGGGTACAAGGCGTACAACCTCGACCACGTCATGAACGGCGCGCTCGATCCGATCATCGAGTCGGCCGTCCAGGCCGACGAAGAGGCGCGACTGGCCCACCTCGGCGACCAGCAGTAG